From the genome of Leptotrichia sp. HSP-342:
TATAGATATCTTTTGTCAGCTTAGAATTATTATTTGTCAAAATCCTAAAATTAGCATCCATTATGTAACCACGTATATTTTTTTTGATTAAATTAGCCGAACCTGTGTGTATTATAACATTGCCATCTGTTTTTTTGATTAGTGTTATCTTTGTGTGATATTGCTCATTATTCGTAAAATACCATTTCACTTCTATTTTATTTTTAGTTTTTCTCTTCAATTTCTTAGAAACAGGTTTGTTAGGTAATCCATTCGTACTCATTCCAAAAGCATCTCTACTTCTATCAAAAATAATCCGAACTTTTACACCACGATTTGCAGCTTTTATCAATCTGTCAACAACGCCTTTATCAGCTAGGAAATACATACCCATAAGTATTTCATCCCCAGCTCTGGCACTATCAATGTCTTTATCCAGATGTTCCCCAATTTTTGCCTCTGTCACAAATTGTAGCTTATATTTATTATTTTCATCATCAAATCTTGTAATCGTATCCTCATTTTTATGATTTTCATTTTCAGAATTTTGACTTTTTTCAGGAAGTTCTCCAATCTGTGCAAACCTTTTGGTTTCCTCTTCCACAAACTCTTCCTTTTTTTTCTCAATTTCCTTAATTTGCTTTTCAGTTTCAGAAAAACTGTCTACCTCAATTTTTTCATTCTCAGTTGAATATCCAATTTGGTTATTATCTATTTTATTTTTCTGCTTTTGAATAACATCAATTTTTCCATTTGAAAATCCAGCCACAAGCTGTAATCCATGTAAAACATCTTTTGTAATTTCTCCATTAGCTGATATTGCTACATTTTCATGAAAATAGCTCGGATCGTGAATATTAGCACTTGAAACTACAACATTTTCCTCATTCAAAAATATTTTTCTGTGATCCGCCTTTACATTCAATGCCCTCAATAAATTTCTCAAAGTCAATTTAGGCCACATAGGCCCGTAAAAGTTTCCAATCCATCCTTTCCCCTGCGGATTTCCGTGAGGCTCTATCAAAGTTCTCCAAATTGGCGAATACCAAGGAAAAGTATCTTTCAGTTTAAAAATATCCACCATTATAACATCAATCCCAGCATTTTTCATATCTGTAATAAATGGATGCTCAAAAGCCCCATACAAATTATTATTCTCATCTGAAAGCACATATACCTTCAAATCAGGATTTTCCATTTTCTTTTTAATAAGCCTTCTCGTATACTCCTTAGCAAACTCTGGAAAATGCTCCTTATCCTTATTATAAATGTCATTAAACAAAAACATCTCCACAATCAGATAATCTTTCGCCTCATCCACAATCTTATAGGTTGCCTCCCAAATCTTTCTGTCATATCGAATATTCCCATC
Proteins encoded in this window:
- a CDS encoding phospholipase D family protein; the protein is MNLRRKKYLLIGILTAFTISCSTIKTPPLGVNYEGPLRDSDNVEFHYDLTYLDKDGNIRYDRKIWEATYKIVDEAKDYLIVEMFLFNDIYNKDKEHFPEFAKEYTRRLIKKKMENPDLKVYVLSDENNNLYGAFEHPFITDMKNAGIDVIMVDIFKLKDTFPWYSPIWRTLIEPHGNPQGKGWIGNFYGPMWPKLTLRNLLRALNVKADHRKIFLNEENVVVSSANIHDPSYFHENVAISANGEITKDVLHGLQLVAGFSNGKIDVIQKQKNKIDNNQIGYSTENEKIEVDSFSETEKQIKEIEKKKEEFVEEETKRFAQIGELPEKSQNSENENHKNEDTITRFDDENNKYKLQFVTEAKIGEHLDKDIDSARAGDEILMGMYFLADKGVVDRLIKAANRGVKVRIIFDRSRDAFGMSTNGLPNKPVSKKLKRKTKNKIEVKWYFTNNEQYHTKITLIKKTDGNVIIHTGSANLIKKNIRGYIMDANFRILTNNNSKLTKDIYTYFDRLWENKDGLFTVNFDDEPTTKASTDFMYKILDATQLGSF